The genomic region GTATTTTGTACCAAAGGATAATTATAAATACCCTACAACGGTGTCAGGAGTTTTCTATGTTTTATATATGCATCATTAACATTTTACCTAACATCATTTTATGCTATAGCGAATTCCGCAATTTTGTATCTTTAGGACATCTCTAGTATTTACATGCTGTGTGTGCCATTCtaaaaggccctgacgaagcgggctTCCCATGGAAACGCGTAGGCCACACCTTTGATACTCTATACCAGGACTCCCACAACCTGGATCAATCAAACAGTAAACTGTACTCTCTTTCAGATTGTAATGTTTTAAATATTCCCATCCAAGGATGGTAAATAAAGTATTTgtacatcttttaaaaaaaaatactgttataAATTATTATCCATACTCCATTGAGGCATATGCAAAGTCCCACCCCACGTCTTTCTAAATTTTGTTTCCACCAGGGATGGTGCCTCTGTGAGAGTTATAATTATTTCACGTTTATCCCCCCACCCTCATTcaccaatgaccagacaagaaacaggaagtgggctgtataagggatttactgtcagaaaaaaaatgttttactatccaaagttaaaacaacaataacaagggcagaagatttagtagatggaaagatgaaaaaaacgactgaagttcagctttaagttataGATCTGTGAtttatcagatcttttttttatgtctgtgtcaTATTAGGAACATTGTCCTTCACTTTCTTTTCTATAGACAGATAGAAAGTGAGGAGATGTGTCTCCAAAGTAAGGAGAATAGCTTGCTGTTGTCAGTGGTCAGgtttccccactggaagatttccccctcactAGTGTTGGGTGAACATtttgagccaagcaaaagtttgggCACCGAACATTGACTGTTTGCCCGTTCGGCAAACACCCAAATTGTCAGGGTGTTCaactgtttgttttatttctttttgtagcTTTGACATTTCTGTCAGCGCCAGTCCTCAAGTtataagtgcaccaaacaccactttccattgaataaagtgcatccaattacacatttccccgtctctattacatttcggtaataattctccccccccccccccccccccgagtgcatTGAATTGTGTCcgcatcatacagactggctccccaagccgttgtttatagaataaagaaagcttgcagggaaaatgtctctttttttctttaaaaaagtcattattgctgcagcaggttctatacatggtacatgaatttttcatttttattgtttcactttaagcatcattatatcactgctcatttaaaaattatctttttttaaaactttttttgcattgatacatgtcccccagggcagtacctggacccccataccctttgtatgaccaataacttgcatataagcattcaaaatgggcacttttgagttTTCAAGTTCAGGTCAAATtggctttaatggggtttgttgttCAGCTCTGaccttttgcgatgttcgaaagttctggcaagaaccgaaccagggggtgttcagcccatctctacccCTCATCTCCCATTTTGGTGATTGGGATTTCCCACCATTTTCTGCGTAGGTGACAATGATTCTCCCATTGGATATGCATACACCAATAAAAACCTAAAATGTAGTACCCCTTGTATCCCAGCAGGGCTTTATCAGAACTGGGCCTTGTTTCCTGAAGTTCACAGAAAAGATTTCTGTACGACCTcatgttcaaaaacaaaaaaagtgggcTTGGGATAAGAGCTACAGTATTTATTAAATTTGCAGATGTATTCATTTTTAGCTTGGAATTATCTACCAAACATGCATTTTGCTAGTTAATGTAACAATGTTTGACCTTATTTTTTCTGGTCTGTTGTTTTCAGTCTCATTACTTTACTCTCTTCCAGGAAGTAATGTTTGAAGTCTACAATGGTGGCAGGCAATGAAAGCTGCTTCTACCCAGCTTCCTTCATCCTGTTGGGTATGCCCGGTCTGGAATACCTCCATGTCTGGATCTCTATTCCTTTCTTCTCAATGTTCCTCTTTGCCTTTATAGGGAACTATACCGTCCTGCTCATCATCTTCAGGGATGTCAGTCTCCACCAGCCCATGTACATTTATTtcacaattcttgctttcattgaCATAATATTGGCCAATTCTGCAGTTCCCAAGCTTCTCAGCATCTTCTGGTTCCACCAGAATGAGATTGACTTCCATATGTGTTTTCTTCAGATGTTCTTTGTGCATGCGTTCTCTACTTTCGAGTCAGGAATCTTTCTAGCCATGGCTTATGATCGATATGTAGCCATATGCAACCCTCTACGGTATTCTGTCACAGTGACCCCACGTTTTATTATTATAAGTGGAGTATTAGCAGTCCTGCGTGGGGTGGTCTACATCCTTCCAATGCCTTTTCTAGGTGAGAGATTCCACCAGTACAGCAGTAATGTTATTTTCCACTCATACTGTGAACACATGGCGGTGGTGAGGCTGGCTTGTGCTGACGTTTCTTTCGACGACCATCTTGGCATGGCCATTGGCTTCCTTGTCTTGATTATGGATTCAGTGTTCATTGCTTTCTCTTATGTGATGATCCTTCAAGCTCTTCTAAAGCTTAGTGTTAAGGCTCGTGTGAAATCCTTTGGAACATGCATCTCTCATGTCTGTGCTATCCTGTCA from Aquarana catesbeiana isolate 2022-GZ unplaced genomic scaffold, ASM4218655v1 unanchor166, whole genome shotgun sequence harbors:
- the LOC141121327 gene encoding olfactory receptor 52K2-like; translation: MVAGNESCFYPASFILLGMPGLEYLHVWISIPFFSMFLFAFIGNYTVLLIIFRDVSLHQPMYIYFTILAFIDIILANSAVPKLLSIFWFHQNEIDFHMCFLQMFFVHAFSTFESGIFLAMAYDRYVAICNPLRYSVTVTPRFIIISGVLAVLRGVVYILPMPFLGERFHQYSSNVIFHSYCEHMAVVRLACADVSFDDHLGMAIGFLVLIMDSVFIAFSYVMILQALLKLSVKARVKSFGTCISHVCAILSFYTPILCSSLGHRFGKNVPHHTHILLANSYLLIPPMLNPLVYGIRTRQIRQRVTRCFMKQSLS